In the genome of Acaryochloris sp. CCMEE 5410, the window GTCGCCCGCCATGCAGGCGAAATGATCAGCGAAATTACCACGGCCATGATTGGCAAAGTGGGTTTGGGCAGTATGGCCAGCGTTATTCACCCCTATCCCACGCAAGCATCTGCTATTAAGCAGGCGGCAGATGCCTACCGTCGCACCTTGTTAACACCAAAAACCATTAAGTTCCTGGGCTTGTTAACCAAACTCTCCTAGTCGCTTACTCAAAAACTCCAAAAATATTTGGCGCATTTTTATAGCCAGTCCATACCTCCTGGCTGTAAGTTTGGGTGTTGTTATCTATATCAAGGAAGATCTGAATGTCCTCAGCTTTAGACGCCAATCACAAGTGGTGGCACGGGGGAGTAATTTACCAGATCTATCCCCTGACTTTTGCCGATGGGAATGGGGATGGGGTGGGTGATTTACGGGGGATTATTCAACGGCTGGATTACCTAAACGATGGCGACCCGGATAAAACGGCTGACTTGGGCATTGATGCCATTTGGCTGTCTCCCGTTAATCAGTCGCCCATGGTGGATAACGGCTACGATATCAGTGATTATCGGGATATTTGCCCCATCTTCGGCACCCTAGCAGAGTTCAAAGAGCTGCTAGAGCAATGTCATATCCGAGGGATCCGGGTGATTATGGATATGGTGCTGAACCATACCTCCAATCAGCATCCCTGGTTTCTTGAATCCAGCACTAGCCAGGACAATCCCAAAAGCGATTGGTACCTCTGGCAAGATCCGGGCTATAAGGATGGGCTTCCCAATAACTGGTTGTCCTATTTCGGCGGGTCGGGCTGGACTTTTAATGAAGACCGTCAGCAATATTACTTTCACGTTTTTAATGAAAACCAGCCTGATTTAAATTGGCGCAATCCTGAGGTGAAGGCCGCCATTTATGACATGCTGCGCTATTGGCTTGATATGGGCGTTGATGGCTTTCGGCTAGATGCCTCTAGCGTCTATAGCAAGGACCAATATTATCGGGATAACCCGGTCAAATTCGGGGCAACCGATAAGAATGCCTACTATAACCAGGATCACCTCTACGACAAAGATCTGCCTGACAACCATGGGATTATTCGAGAAATTCGTGCCCTGATGGACGAGTACGAAGACCGGGTCCTGATCGGTGAGACCTTTATCGACAGCCGTTTATATGACTCCAATAGCTTCTATGGGGTCAATAATGATGAGCTGCATCTCCCCTTTGCCTTTGAATTTCCCTTTAGTCCTTGGTATCCCGGCTATTTACAACGGGAAATCGAAAAGAAGGAGCGCATCACCCCGACTGGGGCTTGGCCCACTTATTTTCTGGATAACCACGATTTACCTCGCCATTTAT includes:
- a CDS encoding alpha-glucosidase, with amino-acid sequence MSSALDANHKWWHGGVIYQIYPLTFADGNGDGVGDLRGIIQRLDYLNDGDPDKTADLGIDAIWLSPVNQSPMVDNGYDISDYRDICPIFGTLAEFKELLEQCHIRGIRVIMDMVLNHTSNQHPWFLESSTSQDNPKSDWYLWQDPGYKDGLPNNWLSYFGGSGWTFNEDRQQYYFHVFNENQPDLNWRNPEVKAAIYDMLRYWLDMGVDGFRLDASSVYSKDQYYRDNPVKFGATDKNAYYNQDHLYDKDLPDNHGIIREIRALMDEYEDRVLIGETFIDSRLYDSNSFYGVNNDELHLPFAFEFPFSPWYPGYLQREIEKKERITPTGAWPTYFLDNHDLPRHLSRWIECALCTNPTEIAKAAATLLLTVRGTPVLYYGQEIGMVDNEDIPPELQRDQAVVASPTGELPPNRDGSRTPMQWDGSANAGFSFGKEVTPWLPVHANYQEINVETTLKDEESILNFYRKLLYVRAQSEALRFGSWRTLIHYPYEHMAYLRETASEQVLILINFAYEKPLELDESITPEGWTVLASNQWESGKTLALPENLQSFEIDVLRKA